The Aedes aegypti strain LVP_AGWG chromosome 3, AaegL5.0 Primary Assembly, whole genome shotgun sequence genome contains a region encoding:
- the LOC5572317 gene encoding USP6 N-terminal-like protein isoform X2, with the protein MMTEEELTEKRILLERANAEREAIFKRYDRGRKNIDIDAWDDPAFEIYTQADRYGFLHPEKEQLYRDDIEAARRKQIEIERTKKWLKMRNNWTSAETKERLQRRVMKGIPDRLRAAIWKLLLNLDQTLAENVGVYDKMLKFARQYSPDIRQIDFDVNRQFRNHINYRERYSVKQQSLFRVLAAYSMYNMEVGYCQGMSTVAGVLLMYFDEEDTFWALNALLSNERYAMHGLYVEGFPKLMRFLQHHDKILTKCMPKVKKHLDKHGVDSVLYSLKWFFVIFIERIPFSLCLRVWDIYMLYGERVLTAMAYTILKVHKVKLLRMKDMDQITEFLQTILYKNFGYDDDTVIKALQLAMFELKKLNLDKLPPAPVNEFPKVPFGQFIEPSLEAKIGHRNEKFTERETELKETVLYRSESKNGADDEGDENGRGDHVPRNGHHRDENGDEDDRTERDCDDITEEDDAYSNLNTGVSMSSLRTIQSFTTLDTSTSLATSLNSLVIIDSFDENCDNMIEEITRL; encoded by the exons ATGATGACCGAGGAAGAATTGACCGAGAAGAGAATTCTGCTGGAGCGTGCAAATGCCGAACGGGAAGCAATTTTCAAGCGGTACGATCGAGGGCGAAAGAACATAGACATTGACGCATGGGATGATCCGGCTTTTGAGATTTACACCCAAGCGGATCGGTATGGGTTTCTGCACCCGGAGAAGGAACAGCTATATCGAGACGACATCGAGGCGGCTCGTCGGAAGCAGATCGAAATTGAACGTAcgaaaaaatggctaaaaatgagGAACAACTGGACGAGCGCCGAAACGAAGGAACGTCTCCAAAGGAGGGTAATGAAAGGTATCCCCGATCGGTTAAGGGCGGCCATTTGGAAGTTGCTTCTGAATCTGGACCAGACGCTGGCAGAGAACGTCGGAGTTTACGACAAGATGCTTAAATTTGCCCGGCAGTACAGTCCGGACATTCGGCAGATAGATTTCGATGTGAACCGGCAGTTTCGCAATCATATCAACTACCGCGAGCGGTACAGCGTGAAGCAGCAAAGCCTGTTCCGGGTGCTGGCCGCCTATAGTATGTACAACATGGAGGTGGGCTACTGCCAGGGCATGTCGACGGTGGCCGGCGTGCTGCTGATGTACTTCGATGAGGAGGACACGTTCTGGGCGTTGAATGCGCTGCTGTCCAATGAACGGTACGCCATGCATGGGCTGTATGTGGAAGGCTTTCCCAAGCTGATGCGGTTCCTGCAACACCATGACAAAATCCTGACCAAATGTATGCCAAAAGTTAAGAAGCATTTAGACAAACACGGAGTCGATTCCGTGCTATATTCGCTGAAGTGGTTTTTCGTTATCTTCATTGAAAGG ATACCGTTCAGCCTTTGTCTGCGAGTATGGGACATCTACATGCTCTACGGTGAGCGTGTGCTGACGGCGATGGCCTACACCATCCTAAAGGTCCACAAAGTGAAACTACTCCGAATGAAGGACATGGACCAGATAACCGAGTTCCTGCAGACGATTCTGTACAAAAATTTCGGCTACGATGACGATACTGTGATAAAGGCTCTACAGCTGGCGATGTTCGAGCTGAAAAAACTGAACCTGGACAAGCTGCCACCGGCTCCGGTCAACGAATTTCCCAAGGTCCCCTTCGGGCAGTTTATCGAGCCCAGTCTGGAGGCGAAG ATCGGACACCGGAACGAGAAATTCACCGAACGAGAAACGGAACTGAAGGAGACAGTGCTGTATCGAAGCGAATCGAAGAATGGCGCTGACGACGAGGGCGATGAAAACGGACGGGGCGACCATGTCCCGCGGAATGGCCATCATCGGGACGAGAACGGCGACGAAGATGACCGGACCGAGCGGGATTGTGATGATATCACCGAGGAGGACGATGCTTACAGTAATCTCAATACAG